The stretch of DNA TCACCGGACTTGGGGGCCTGATCCTGCCCGGCGGCGAGAGCACCACCATGGCCCGGCTGATGGACGAGTACGGGCTGTGGGACCCCCTGCGCGACTTCCATGCCTCGGGCGGGGCGTTGTGGGGCACCTGCGCGGGCGCGATCCTGCTCGCCCGCGAGGTGGAGGGCGCTCCCCCGCAGTTCGGCGGGCGGCAGCGCAGCCTGGGCCTCTTGGACCTCACCGTGCGCCGCAACGCCTTCGGGCGGCAGGTGGACTCCTTTCAGGTGCCGCTGGACGTGCGCGGGCTGGACGCGCCCTTTCCCGCCGTCTTCATCCGCGCCCCCGCCTTCACCGGGGTGGGGGAGGGGACCGAGGTGCTCGCCACCCACGCGGGCGCGGCGGTCCTGGCCCGCCAGGGCCGCGTCCTCGCCTCCGCGTTCCACCCCGAGTTGACGGGGGACGCGCGGCTGCACCGCCTCTTCCTGGAGATGGTGCGCGAAGAAGTTCCCGTCCTCTAGCCCCCGATTTGCCCTATCTTCCGGGGCGTGCCTGCCCGCCGCCTGTCCCGTTCCCGCCCGAGCGAGTTTCGCTCGGGCGGCGTGGCCCTGCGCTACACCGTGACCGGGGAGGGCGACCCCATCCTGCTGGTGCACGGCCTGAGCGGGTCGGGCCGCTGGTGGCGGCGCAATGTGCCCGCCCTCGCGGCCTCGCACCGCGTATATGTCCTCGACCTCGCGGCCTACGGCTACGGCCTGCCCCCCCACCACCGCTCGCCCGGCGTGCGGGGGGCGGCGGCATTGATTGCGGCCCTGCTCGATCACCTCGACCTGACCCGCGTCACCCTGATCGGGCATTCGATGGGCGGGCACATCTCCATCCACGTGGCGGCGCTGCGGCCGGGGCGGGTCGAGCACCTCGTCCTCGCCTGCGCGAGCGGCCTGCTCGCCGGACCCCGCGCCCGCATGGCCCTGCATCTGCCCCGCGCCGCCGTGACCGGGCGGGTGACCTTCATGCCCCGCGTGATCGCGGATGCGGCCCGCACCGGCCCCCTGAAGCTCTGGCACAGCGCCGGGGACCTGCTGCGTGACAGCGTGCAAGACCTGCTGCCGGGCCTCACCGCCCGCACCCTGGTGATCTGGGGAGCGCGGGACGCCCTGGTGCCCCCCACCATCGGCCGCCGCCTCGCCGCCGCCATCCCCGGCGCCCGCTACGCGGAGATTCCCCGCGCCGGACACGTCGTGATGGTGGACGCGCCCGAACAGTTCAATGCGCTGGTGCTCGACTTTCTGGCGGAGCAGGAGCGGGGAGAGGCCCCCGCTTGAGCGGCCACGCCCTGTACACCACCGTGCGTGGCCTCCGGACCCATGCCTGGGTGCGCGGCGAGGGGCCGCCGCTGGTGATCGTGCCGGGGCTGGGCTGCGCCTCGTGGATGTACGTGCGCGTCTCGCGTGAACTCGCGCGGGGCCGCACCGTCTACGTCTACGACCCCCCCGGCCACGGCCACAGCGCCGGGCGCCCCGGCTTTCCGCGCGTGATTGAGGACCTCACCGACCACCTTGCCGCGTGGCTGGAGGCCACCGGCCTGAGCGGTGCCCCCGTGTTCGGCCACTCCCTCGGCGGGGAAGTGATCTTCGACCTCGCGGCCCGCTACCCCCGCGCGACCTCCGCGCTGATCGCCTGCGCCCCCACCGGCATTCCCGAGAACCCCAGCGTGCGCGTGCAGCTCCGGCGTCTGGTGCGCGACCTCCCGCGCGAGCGGCCCGGCCTCTTCTGCCCCGGCATCGCCGCCTACCTCCGCTCCGGCCCGTCCCTGATGTACCGCCTCGCGCAAGACCAGAGCGAGCACGACACCGGCCCGCTGCTCCCCTACGTCGGTGTGCCGACGCTCCTGCTCAACGGCACCCGCGACCCGGTGATCCAGACCTGGACGGTTCAGGCGATCTGCCGCGCCATCCCCCACGCCGTTGTGCGCGATGTGGAAGGCGGCACCCACGCACTGACCGACTCGTTTCCCCGAGCAGTGTCTCGGCTGACCCTGGAGTTCCTGAAGGCCACCACATAGAAACAAAAAATTCACGACTAGATTTATCGTGAAACCTTTCACTTACTCGCGAGATGAGGTCTTCTCCTACACCCCCTCCACTGTTCCCTTGCCCTTTGCCCGCTCCGCCGCGAAGGCGATCCGGTGCGAGTCCAGCGACTCGGACAGGGGAGTGGGCACACCCGCCTCGCCGCGCAAGGAGGCCAGCCACGCCGCGACCAGCCCTGCGTCCCCGCCGCCGTGGGTGCCGGAGGTGTCCACGACCTGCCGCGTGACCACGCCTGTGCGGAAGTCGTGCCAGTCGAGTTCGCCGCGTTCCATCTGGCCGCGCACCTCGCCCCGCGTGCCCAGCAGCCGCAGGGTGCGGGTGTTGTTGTGGGTGAACGCACTGACCGTCAGGGTGGCGACCACACCATTCGCAAAGGTCACGGTGACGGTCTGGTGGTCGGGCTGGTTGTTCGCGCCGCTGTAGACGCAACGGCCGTACGGCCCGTGCTCCAGCGCGTCGGCCAGAGACACGCCGCCCGCGGTCAGCACCGTGACCGGCCAGGCGTGCGGATCGCAGGACGGGTAGATGGTCCGCGCGTCATAGGGACAGTCCGTGACCGGACAGCGCACACAACGGTCGGCGGCGCCGGGAGGTGCCTCCTCCGGCCGGAAGTGGTGCAGCCCGCCCTCGCTGCTCACCTGCACGGGGACCGAGCCCGCCCAGGCCCGCAGCAGGTCGAGGTCGTGGCTGCTCTTGGCGAGGAGGAAAGGCGCCGCCGGGGGAGACTGCGCCCAGTTGCCCCGCACGTAGGAGTGGGCGTAGTGCCACCACGCCACGTTCTCCGCGTGGGTGATGCCGACCAGCCGCCCCAGCCGCCCCTGGGCCAGCCCCGCCGCCACCGCCTGAAAGAAGGGCGTGGCCCGCAGCACGTGGCACACCGTCACCCGCCCCCGCGAGGCCGCCTCGGCCGCGAGGAGGCGGTCCAGGTCGGCCTCGTCCAGGCAGATCGGCTTTTCGAGCAGCACGTCGTACCCCAGCGCGAGCGCCCGCAGGCACGGCTCGACATGGGCGTCGTCCGGGGTGGCAATCACCACGGCGTCGGCCACCCGGCCGGGGGCGAAGAAGGCGTCCCAGTCAGCAAAACAGACCTCCGGTCCCAGGCCATGCCGCGCGGCCACCTCCGCGAGCCGGGCGGGGCGGGGATCGACCAGATGGGTCACCCGCGCCCCCTGCGCGGCGAGGTGCCGGGCATACACGTCCGCGCCCCGGTTGCCGCAGCCCAGGATGGCGACGGTGACGGTCATCGCAGTTCCACGCCCCAACCCAGGCCCTCCGGCCGGGCCAGCCGTCCAGCCTGCCATTCCAGGCCCGTGAAGGGATCGTCCCCCAGCAGCAGCGCCCCGTCGAGGTCGGCCCAGTCGCACCGCCCGGCGAGGTGCGCCGCCGCCGCGATGCCCAGCGAACTCTCGATCATGCACCCCATCATCACGCTCATCCCGTGGGCGCGGGCCAGCCGCAGGGCGTCAAGGGCCTGCAACGGCCCGCCCAGCTTGGCGAGCTTGAGGTTCACCCCGTCGAAAGCGTCTGCCAGCGCCCGCACGTCCGAGACGTGGTGCAGGCTCTCGTCCGCGACGAGGGGAACGCGGGCGAAGCGGCGCAGCTCCGCGTGCCCCTCCAGGTCGCCCGCCGCGAGGGGCTGTTCCACGAACTCTACCCCGGCCGCCTCCAACACGCCCAGCAGCCGCCGCGCCCGGTGCCGGGTCCACGCCGCGTTCGCGTCCACCCGCAGGGCCACGCCCGGCGTTTCCTCGCGCAACGCCTCCACGATCTGCTCGTCCCGGTCGGTGCCCAGCTTGACCTTCAGCACGCCGTGCCCACGGGCCACCGCCTCCCGCGCCTCGCCCCGCATCGCGTCCAGTTCACCCAGGCTGACCGTGTAGCTGCTTTCCGGCAGCAGCGAGGGCGACAGGCCCAGCAGCCGCCACACCGGCACCCCGGAGACGCGGGCGCACCACTCCAGCGCGGCCATCTCCAGGGCACACTTCACGCTGGGATGGTGAAAGGGCATCACCGCCGTCAGCCGTGCCCGCAGGCCCTCCCAGTCCCAGGGATCGGTGAGTGCCCCCGACAGCAGCGGCAGCACCGCCTCCACCGTGCCGCGCGTCTCGCCGTAAAAGGCGTTCGGGGCGGCCTCGCCCCGGCCTTGCACCCCGTCCCGCGCGAAGGTGATGAAGGTGCGCGGGTAACTCGTGTGCGTCCAGCGGGCGATCCCGAAGGGCCGCGCCGTGTGCAACTCGCGCGTTTCCCAGGTCACGCTCATCGTGTCCACCGCCCGAAACCCGTCAGAGAGTCGGCCAGCCGCGCCCCGTAGTCGCCCTCGCCCAGCGTCTCGACCGTCACCCGCATGTGGGTTGCGTTGGCGTGGACCATCCGCCGCCCGTCCAGCATCAGGCCGACGTGGCCGGGGAAAAAGGCGAGGTCCCCGCGCTGCGGGGTGTCCACCGGGGTCAGGAAGGCCTGCTGCATGTCCGCGTCGCGGGGAAGCGGGCGGCCCGCCCACCCGTAGGCCAGCCCGGTCAGTCCGGAGCAGTCCAACCCCCACGCGCTGCGCCCGCCCCAGACATAGGGGGTGTCGATCAGCCGCAGGGCGAGGTCGGCCACGTCCTCCGCCTGGGTGGGGGAGAGGACCCCCTCGCCCACCCAGGCCCCGGTCCCGTCCGGCAGAGTCACGGACACCCAGCGCCGCCCCGATTCGACGACGACCTCGCCCGGTCCCCGCGTCAGCCGCGCTCCCAGGCACAGCTCGGCCACCAGGGGCTGGCTCACCTTCGGCCCCGCGTAGGCGTGGGCTCGCAGCGCCCCCACCGTCAGCCCCTCGCCGGAGGGCGCGCCGCCGGACAGAACCCCCTCCACCCGTGCCCAGCCCAGGTAGCCGTCGCCCAGGGTCCGCACCCGTGCCCAGCCGCCTTCCTCGCGCAGCACCTCCAGCGCCTCGCCCGGCAGCGCCTCGGTGACCTGCGGGGCGAGGGCGTCGGGGCGGGCTTTCAGGCTCAAGCGGGCGTTCCCGGTACGGGCGGGCCGGGCGGTCACCCAGGTCCAGTCCCGATCCGGAAGGAGGCCGCGCAGCGTCTCTTGCGCCCAGCCTCCTTCCGGGTCGTAGGCGTGGGTGCGGGGGTCGGGCAGAGCGTCGGAAACCGTCACCCCTCAAAGGTAGCGCGTGAGCCACCGCGCCCAGTTTCCGCCCGCGACGGCCGCCCGGTGCTGGGGCGGCAGCGCCTCCAGCACGCGCGGCACGTCCCGGTACCGGTCCACCCCCGCCGGGGTCTTCTCCCTCCCGAAGCCGCCGTCGAGGTCGGTGCCCAGCCCGACGTGGTCCCAGCCCACCAGCCCCGCGTAGTGCCGGGCGTGGGCCGCCACCGCCTCCAGCCCTGCGCGGGGCTGCCCCGGCGCCCACCCGGCCCGCAGAAAGGTCGAGAGCAGCACGAGCCCGATCACCCCGCCTTGCCCGGCGATCGCCCGCGCCATCTCGTCGGTGAGGTGGCGGTTGCCCGGCACCAGGGCGCGGCTGTTGGCATGGGTCGCCACCACCCGCCCGCCCAGCTCCAGCGCCTCCCAGAAGGCCGCGTCGTCGAGGTGCGAGGCGTCCAGCGTCACGCCGAGGCCCCGCATCGCCGTCACCAGCTCGCGCCCCGCCTCCGTCAGGCCCCCCGGCGCGTCCGTGCCTCCGGCGTAGCGGGTCCGGCCCCACGCCGGGCCGACCACCCGCACGCCCGCCTGTGCCCAGAAGCCGAGGTCATCCGCGTCCCGCACCGGGTCCGCCCCCTCCATCAGCAGCACGACCCCCAGGGGAGCGGCCGGGTCCGCGAGGTGGGCCGCCACCTCCGCTCCGGTCCGCAGCACGCGCAGGTGCCCCGCGTCCTCCCAGCGGCGGTAGTGGTCCAGTTGTGCGAGCGCCTGCGCCCGTGCCCCCGCGTGGTCGGTATAGCCGTGCGGACTCCCTGCCGTGCGGGGCAGCGCGAACAGCGTTCCGAAACACACCCGCGTGCCCGCCGCCCGCAGTTCGCCGAAAGTGACGGTCGCCGTCTCCTCCTTCACCGGGTCTGCCTCCCGCAGCGCCTCCAATCCCA from Deinococcus sp. HSC-46F16 encodes:
- the pdxT gene encoding pyridoxal 5'-phosphate synthase glutaminase subunit PdxT, coding for MVTGAAPRVGVLALQGAFREHRHRLESLGARVTEVRLPADLTGLGGLILPGGESTTMARLMDEYGLWDPLRDFHASGGALWGTCAGAILLAREVEGAPPQFGGRQRSLGLLDLTVRRNAFGRQVDSFQVPLDVRGLDAPFPAVFIRAPAFTGVGEGTEVLATHAGAAVLARQGRVLASAFHPELTGDARLHRLFLEMVREEVPVL
- a CDS encoding alpha/beta fold hydrolase codes for the protein MPARRLSRSRPSEFRSGGVALRYTVTGEGDPILLVHGLSGSGRWWRRNVPALAASHRVYVLDLAAYGYGLPPHHRSPGVRGAAALIAALLDHLDLTRVTLIGHSMGGHISIHVAALRPGRVEHLVLACASGLLAGPRARMALHLPRAAVTGRVTFMPRVIADAARTGPLKLWHSAGDLLRDSVQDLLPGLTARTLVIWGARDALVPPTIGRRLAAAIPGARYAEIPRAGHVVMVDAPEQFNALVLDFLAEQERGEAPA
- a CDS encoding alpha/beta fold hydrolase, with translation MSGHALYTTVRGLRTHAWVRGEGPPLVIVPGLGCASWMYVRVSRELARGRTVYVYDPPGHGHSAGRPGFPRVIEDLTDHLAAWLEATGLSGAPVFGHSLGGEVIFDLAARYPRATSALIACAPTGIPENPSVRVQLRRLVRDLPRERPGLFCPGIAAYLRSGPSLMYRLAQDQSEHDTGPLLPYVGVPTLLLNGTRDPVIQTWTVQAICRAIPHAVVRDVEGGTHALTDSFPRAVSRLTLEFLKATT
- a CDS encoding Gfo/Idh/MocA family protein, whose product is MTVTVAILGCGNRGADVYARHLAAQGARVTHLVDPRPARLAEVAARHGLGPEVCFADWDAFFAPGRVADAVVIATPDDAHVEPCLRALALGYDVLLEKPICLDEADLDRLLAAEAASRGRVTVCHVLRATPFFQAVAAGLAQGRLGRLVGITHAENVAWWHYAHSYVRGNWAQSPPAAPFLLAKSSHDLDLLRAWAGSVPVQVSSEGGLHHFRPEEAPPGAADRCVRCPVTDCPYDARTIYPSCDPHAWPVTVLTAGGVSLADALEHGPYGRCVYSGANNQPDHQTVTVTFANGVVATLTVSAFTHNNTRTLRLLGTRGEVRGQMERGELDWHDFRTGVVTRQVVDTSGTHGGGDAGLVAAWLASLRGEAGVPTPLSESLDSHRIAFAAERAKGKGTVEGV
- a CDS encoding dipeptide epimerase, whose product is MSVTWETRELHTARPFGIARWTHTSYPRTFITFARDGVQGRGEAAPNAFYGETRGTVEAVLPLLSGALTDPWDWEGLRARLTAVMPFHHPSVKCALEMAALEWCARVSGVPVWRLLGLSPSLLPESSYTVSLGELDAMRGEAREAVARGHGVLKVKLGTDRDEQIVEALREETPGVALRVDANAAWTRHRARRLLGVLEAAGVEFVEQPLAAGDLEGHAELRRFARVPLVADESLHHVSDVRALADAFDGVNLKLAKLGGPLQALDALRLARAHGMSVMMGCMIESSLGIAAAAHLAGRCDWADLDGALLLGDDPFTGLEWQAGRLARPEGLGWGVELR
- a CDS encoding NlpC/P60 family protein, coding for MTVSDALPDPRTHAYDPEGGWAQETLRGLLPDRDWTWVTARPARTGNARLSLKARPDALAPQVTEALPGEALEVLREEGGWARVRTLGDGYLGWARVEGVLSGGAPSGEGLTVGALRAHAYAGPKVSQPLVAELCLGARLTRGPGEVVVESGRRWVSVTLPDGTGAWVGEGVLSPTQAEDVADLALRLIDTPYVWGGRSAWGLDCSGLTGLAYGWAGRPLPRDADMQQAFLTPVDTPQRGDLAFFPGHVGLMLDGRRMVHANATHMRVTVETLGEGDYGARLADSLTGFGRWTR
- a CDS encoding membrane dipeptidase, with translation MSKISFLIDGHLDLAFNAALGRDLTLGLEALREADPVKEETATVTFGELRAAGTRVCFGTLFALPRTAGSPHGYTDHAGARAQALAQLDHYRRWEDAGHLRVLRTGAEVAAHLADPAAPLGVVLLMEGADPVRDADDLGFWAQAGVRVVGPAWGRTRYAGGTDAPGGLTEAGRELVTAMRGLGVTLDASHLDDAAFWEALELGGRVVATHANSRALVPGNRHLTDEMARAIAGQGGVIGLVLLSTFLRAGWAPGQPRAGLEAVAAHARHYAGLVGWDHVGLGTDLDGGFGREKTPAGVDRYRDVPRVLEALPPQHRAAVAGGNWARWLTRYL